In Dermochelys coriacea isolate rDerCor1 chromosome 10, rDerCor1.pri.v4, whole genome shotgun sequence, one DNA window encodes the following:
- the GDE1 gene encoding glycerophosphodiester phosphodiesterase 1, with protein MLGTFTTLLGTLLVLSRSPLLSCLLTGGLYLALRLFSLEPVSLQRAQHVLQPLGTAARIAHRGGGHDAPENTLAAIRQAAENGATGVELDLEFTADGIPILMHDDTVERTTDGSGSLRDFTFEEIRKLNPSAKHRLWRDFRGEKVPTLKEAVLECMHYNLIIYFDVKGHANQAVDALKLLYLEYPRLYNSSIVCSFIPEIIYKMRKSDRNVVAALTHRPWSLSHFGDGKPRFDCFWKHYGYMMMDIILDWSLHNFLWYLCGVSAFLMQKNYISQEYVRQWSSRGVQVVGWTVNTFTEKMYYETILETSYITDSLVEDCDPHY; from the exons ATGCTGGGCACCTTCACGACGCTGCTGGGGACGCTGCTGGTGCTGAGCCGCAGCCCGCtgctctcctgcctgctcacGGGCGGCCTCTACCTGGCGCTGCGGCTCTTCAGCCTGGAGCCCGTCTCCCTGCAGCGGGCCCAGCACGTTCTGCAGCCCCTCGGCACCGCCGCCCGCATCGCCCACCGCGGCGGCGGCCACGACGCGCCCGAGAACACGCTGGCGGCCATCAGACAG GCAGCTGAGAATGGAGCCACAGGCGTGGAGCTAGACCTTGAATTCACTGCAGATGGCATTCCCATTCTAATGCATGATGATACAGTAGAAAGGACAACTGATGGGTCTGGGAGTTTACGTGACTTTACATTTGAAGAAATTAGGAAGCTTAATCCATCTGCAAAACATAGACTATG GAGAGATTTCCGTGGTGAAAAAGTACCAACTTTGAAAGAAGCCGTTTTGGAATGTATGCATTATAACCTCATAATCTACTTCGATGTCAAAGGCCATGCAAATCAG GCAGTTGATGCCCTAAAACTCCTCTATCTGGAATATCCTCGTTTGTACAACAGTAGCATTGTCTGCTCTTTCATACCAGAGATCATCTATAAG ATGAGGAAATCTGATAGGAATGTTGTTGCAGCGTTAACACACAGGCCCTGGAGCCTTAGTCATTTTGGAGATGGGAAGCCTCGTTTTGATTGCTTTTGGAAGCATTATGGATATATGATGATGGACATCATTCTGGACTGGAGCCTGCACAACTTCTTGTGGTACCTGTGTGGGGTTTCAGCTTTCCTCATGcagaaaaattacatttcaca AGAGTATGTGAGGCAGTGGTCTTCACGAGGCGTTCAAGTGGTTGGCTGGACAGTGAACACCTTTACAGAAAAAATGTACTATGAGACCATCCTTGAGACCAGTTACATCACAGACAGCTTGGTAGAGGACTGTGATCCTCACTATTAG